Within the Acidobacteriota bacterium genome, the region GACGGAGGAGGCGGCCGGCGGCACGGCGCTCCGGCTGGAGGGGCTCGAGATCCCGGGGACCGGCCAGTTGCGCGTCCTCTCCCCCTCCGCCGGCGTCTTCTACCGCTCCGCCTCCCCCGACGCGCCCGGGTTCGTGTCGGAGGGGGAGATCGTCGACCCGGAGCGCACCCTCTGCCTGCTCGAGGCGATGAAGCTGTTCCAGCCGCTCGCGCTCGAATCGTACCGTTCCGGGGGCCGGAAGGTGTACCCGGCGGACGCCTACGAAATCGTCCGCATCGTGCCCGAGAACGGGCGGAGCGTGAACCAGGGGGAGCTCCTCTTCGTCATCCGTCCCGCGGCCCGGCCAGCATGACGCAGAGAACGCCGAGCACGCCCAGCACGATGCCGGCGAGCTTCGGGCGCGTGATCCGCTCCTTCAGGAAGAGGGCGGCGAAGAGGAAGATGAAGAGGTTGCTCGTCTGGTTCAGCGCCGAGGCGACGGAGGCGGTGGCGTATTTCATCCCGCCGACCCAGAGAAGGATGGCGACATAGGCCCCGAGGAAGGACCCCGGGAGCATGAACTTCCACCCCCGGGAGTGCAGGAGCGAGCCGAGGACGGCCCGGCGCCCGGGGTGGCACGCGAGCGCGAGGAGGAGGAACACGGCGGCCCCGGCGAAGCGCACCTCGACCGCCCAGAGGATGGGCGAGCGTTCGAGCAGCGGCTTGATCATGACGATGCCGACCCCCATCGCCGCCATGGACAGGGCGCCCAGCGCGATCCCGGCGGAGAGCTGGCGCCGGGTGATGCGGGCCGCCCCCTTTTCACCGCCGAGGGCGAGGACGGCCGACACGATCAGCGCCACCCCCGCCGCCTGGACCGCCGTGATGCGCTCCCCCAGCCACAGCATCGACAGGAGGATGATGACGGGGCTGTAGAGGCAGTCCACGACGGCCGAGCGCGCCGCGCCGAGCAGGTTGAGGGACTTGAAGAAGAGGGTGTCGGCGATGCCGATGCCGAGCACCCCGCTGAGGACGAGGAGGGCGTAATCCCCCGGCGGCGCCGCCCGGAGCGGCTCCACCCCCATGACGGCCATGGTCGGCAGCACGAGCAGGAACGCCAGCAGGTTCTTGAAGAGGTTCAGTCCCAGCGGCGAGGCGGTCTCCCCGCTCTTCTTGAACAGGATGACGGCCGAGGCCCAGACCAGGGCCGTCGCCAGGGCCAGCATTTCCCCGAAATGCGCGTGCGCCGTCATCGGTCCTCCGCCGGATCCTGTCGACTATACAGGAGTTTCGAATTCGGGCAAGGGGAATGAGGTCCGCGCCGATAAGACCCCCGTACCGCACGCGTGGTGGTACAATGGCGGAACAGACTCTGAACAGGGAGCGGCCGAAATGGGCATCTGGGACAAACTGCGCGGCGAACTCATCGACATCGTCCAGTGGATCGATGACACCAACGACACCATGGTTTACCGCTTCGAGCGGTACGACAACCAGATCAAGTACGGGGCGCGGCTCACCGTGCGCGAGGGGCAGGCGGCCGTCTTCGTCAACGAGGGGAAGATCGCCGACATTTTCGCCCCGGGGATGTACACGCTCGAGACCAGGAACCTCCCGGTGCTCTCGACTTTGCAGGGGTGGAAATACGGCTTCAACAGCCCCTTCATGGCCGAGGTCTACTTCTGCTCCATGCGCCAGTTCACGGACCTCAAGTGGGGCACCATGAACCCGATCATGATGCGGGACGCCGAGTTCGGCCCCGTCCGGCTGCGCGCGTTCGGCACCTATGCCGTCAAGGTCAGCGAGCCCGCGGTCCTCATCCGCGAGATCGTGGGAACCGACGGCCACTTCACGGTCGAGGAGATCGTCAACCAGCTCCGCAACCTGATCGTCTCCCGCTTCGCCGAAATCGCCGGCTCGAGCGGGATCCCGGTGCTGGACATGGCCGCCAGCTACGGCTCCCTGGGCGATTTCCTGGCCCAAAAGATCGCGCCCGAATTCCAGGGCTACGGGCTGGAACTGGCCAAGCTCCTCGTGGAGAACATCTCCCTCCCCCCGGAGGTCGAGGAGGCGCTCGACAAGCGCTCCAGCATGGGGGTGGTGGGGAACCTCGCGGCCTACACGCAGTTCAACGTCGCCGACTCCATCCCCGACGCCGCCAAAAATCCCGGGGGGCTGGCCGCGGCCGGGGCCGGGATCGGCATGGGAATGGCCATGGCCGGACCGATCGGCCAGGCCCTCGGCGCCCGGCAGGCGGCCCCGGGGAGCACGCCGCCCCCCCTTCCAGCACC harbors:
- a CDS encoding SPFH domain-containing protein — its product is MGIWDKLRGELIDIVQWIDDTNDTMVYRFERYDNQIKYGARLTVREGQAAVFVNEGKIADIFAPGMYTLETRNLPVLSTLQGWKYGFNSPFMAEVYFCSMRQFTDLKWGTMNPIMMRDAEFGPVRLRAFGTYAVKVSEPAVLIREIVGTDGHFTVEEIVNQLRNLIVSRFAEIAGSSGIPVLDMAASYGSLGDFLAQKIAPEFQGYGLELAKLLVENISLPPEVEEALDKRSSMGVVGNLAAYTQFNVADSIPDAAKNPGGLAAAGAGIGMGMAMAGPIGQALGARQAAPGSTPPPLPAPAWFLALEGKQAGPFDLAALGAEAAAGRLTRQTLVWTQGMQQWAPAEQVSALAAVLAAVPPPLPPEA
- a CDS encoding DMT family transporter codes for the protein MTAHAHFGEMLALATALVWASAVILFKKSGETASPLGLNLFKNLLAFLLVLPTMAVMGVEPLRAAPPGDYALLVLSGVLGIGIADTLFFKSLNLLGAARSAVVDCLYSPVIILLSMLWLGERITAVQAAGVALIVSAVLALGGEKGAARITRRQLSAGIALGALSMAAMGVGIVMIKPLLERSPILWAVEVRFAGAAVFLLLALACHPGRRAVLGSLLHSRGWKFMLPGSFLGAYVAILLWVGGMKYATASVASALNQTSNLFIFLFAALFLKERITRPKLAGIVLGVLGVLCVMLAGPRDG